A genomic window from Silene latifolia isolate original U9 population chromosome Y, ASM4854445v1, whole genome shotgun sequence includes:
- the LOC141629611 gene encoding uncharacterized protein LOC141629611 has translation MTLRKGRTLESPPKKKRRGKSQERVIEVEDQIEEELVVEQGKGSSSKANEEKERSPLSIGKGKEGSTDTTDSLQEIEKEYEPEESIEALEKEEPLEESKEEKEVKEIEEEMEAFDLLKERLISAPIIQAPKWDRPFEIMTDASDFAIGAVLGQKDDKASYMIQYASSLLNDAQRNYTVTEKEFLAVVYDIEKFWAYLLGAKVIIYTDHKSIRQLVDKKYTKARLMRWVLLLSEFDIEIKDKQGSANVVADHLSRLHINEDLVKTMGVVDGSLPYESLYSRKAVEPWYANLVNYMVTKKFPTSLSSSQRNKIKSDSRFYIWDEPYLWKICQDQVIRRCVPDVEIPSILKHCHECQHFGNISRRNEMAQQPMIYLEIFYVWGIDFMGPFRNSYGYIYILLAVDYVSKWVEAIPTKCDDEKTVQPFVKKQYIFKVRLPKGHCE, from the exons ATGACATTGAGAaaggggagaactttagaatcccctcccaagaagaagagaaggggcaaGTCACAAGAAAGGGTTATTGAGGTTGAAGATCAAATTGAAGAAGAACTTGTGGTTGAACAAGGGAAAggatcatcttcaaaagctaatgagGAAAAAGAGAGGAGTCCTTTGAGCATTGGCAAAGGAAAGGAAGGAAGCACCGACACAACGGATTCACTCCAAGAGATTGAAAAGGAatatgaaccggag gaaagTATAGAAGCATTGGAAAAGGAAGAACCACTAGAAGAatcaaaggaagaaaaagaagtgaAAGAAATTGAAGAGGAAAT ggaagcatttgacttgttgaaggaGAGACTTATATCGGCCCCAATCATTCAAGCACCCAAGTGGGATCGGCCTTTTGAGATCATGACCGATGCAAGCGATTTTGCCATTGGAGCCGTATTGGGACAAAAAGATGACAAAGCTTCATATATGATCCAATATGCTTCTTCACTCTTGAATGATGCTCAACGGAACTACACCGTCACGGAAAAGGAATTTTTAGCGGTGGTGTATGACATTGAAAAATTCTGGGCTTATCTCTTGGGTGCAAAGGTCATCATCTATACCGATCACAAGTCTATAAGGCAACTTGTAGACAAGAAATACACCAAGGCAAGGCTCATGAGATGGGTGCTTTTGTTGAGCGAGTTTGACATAGAGATCAAGGACAAGCAAGGGAgtgctaatgtggtggccgaccatttGAGTAGGCTTCACATCAATGAAGATCTCGTGAAAACTATGGGAGTAGTTGACGGTAGCTTACCATATGAATCTCTTTATTCCAGGAAggccgttgagccttggtatgccaACCTTGTCAATTACATGGTCACCAAGAAGTTTCCCACCTCACTTTCATCTAGTCAAAGGAACAAGATCAAGTCCGATTCTAGATTCTATATATGGGATGAGCCATATTTATGGAAAATCTGTCAAGACCAAGTCATCCGACGTTGTGTACCGGATGTAGAAATCCCATCCATCCTAAAGCATTGCCATGA ATGCCAACATTTTGGCAACATATCACGTAGGAACGAAATGGCCCAACAACCGATGATTTACTTGGAAATTTTTTATGTTTGGGGAATAGACTTCATGGGGCCATTCCGTAATTCCTATGGATACATCTACATCCTCTTGGCGGTCGAttacgtgtctaagtgggtggaagctATCCCCACGAAATGTGATGATGAAAAGACGGTGCAACCATTTGTCAAAAAGCAATATATTTTCAAGGTTCGGCTTCCTAAAGGCCATTGTGAGTGA